In the genome of Calothrix sp. PCC 6303, the window TGATTTGCCTGGGGCTTTAGCAGCTTATAATCGGGCTATTACCCTCAACCCCAATTATCCCGCTGTTTATAACGAGAGAGGATTAGTCCACCTAGATATGGGTAATAAGTCAGCAGCGATCGCAGATTACAACCAAGCCTTGAAATTAGACCCCAATAATTTCCAAGCATACAACAATCGAGGCAATGTTTACGCCGCCCAAGGTAACGGGAATGCCGCCATTAGCGATTATAATCTAGCCATCACCGCCAACCCTAATTACGCCGAAGCATATAATAATCGTGGAAATACCCGCGCAGCACAAGGAGACAGAAACGGTGCCATCAACGATTATAGCCAAGCGATCGCACTCAATCCCAAATACGCGATCGCACACAACAACCGAGGCAATGCACGAGCGGCTCAGGGTGATCGCAATGGCGCGATCGCAGATTACAATCAAGCTATACTAATTAACCCAAATTTTGCCGCAGCTTACAACAATCGAGGCAATGCTTACATAGCATTAGGTGACAAACCATCTGCAATTGCCGACTTCCAAAAGGCAGCACAGCTTTTCCAAGAACAAAAAAATCCGACACTTGCTCAACAAGTTAATGATAATTTAAGGGAACTACAAAAATAATTCCAGAAAATATGACATTAAGAAATGTAAAATATTTGTAAGAATATATCAGAATCCTGATTCTACAAAATATACAAAGGAAACCAAAATACATATGCAAGGAGTTATTTCCACAACCCTCAAGAAAAAATCAATAGGCAAAATACGCTGGGTTAGCCTCATTACAGATTTCCTCCTTACAGGGATGGTATTTGGTCCCTTGATTGCCCCTTTTCTAGCTGCATCAAGCTTCCCAGTGCTACCAATTATCGCAGATATTATCTATTTTATGGGCAATCACGTTTGCCCCCAACCGGATATGGGTGTTATGTTAGCACCACCTTTTATTATGGCTGTATGTATGCGTTGTTATGGTACAGTTACAGGACTATTAATAACCCGCATTCTCTACGCAGTTACCAAAGGAAAAGGATTTTACTGGTTAAACCAATATGGTTGGAATGGTGTCGCAATAGCCGCAGTACTAATGATGGCATATCCTTTCGAGTTAGCAATACAAGTATTAGGTTGGTGGAATTTTAATAATTACATCGTTATTCCCTTTGGATTAATTACTGGTTTAGCTTGGGGATTATTTACAATGCCAATATTTCACACTGAAAGTTCTCAGTTGAGTTAAATGCAATTTGTGGTCTAAGATGCTGTAGGGGCAAACTGACGCACCCGAAGGGTTGTTTGCCCTGATTTGTGTTTCTGATTCGCATTTCATCCAAACGAGAAGTGCTATAACCTTATCTTCTGTAAATAAAGTATTTATGGAAACAATTTAAGTATATCTGGGAACACTAAATCTGAAAGCCTTACGGATTTAGCGGTATGCTTAGTACTCCAGTTAATATCTCCGAATATCAAATTATCGAAGAACTTTATAACGGTTCTAGAACCTTGGTTTATCGAGGATATCGAGAAACTGACTCCCTACCAGTGGTGATTAAACTACTCAAAAATCCCTATCCTAGCTTTGGTGAACTGGTGCAGTTTCGCAATCAGTATACCATTGCCAAAAACCTTAACTCACCTCTAATTATCCAAACCTATAGCCTGAAAGCTTACCAAAATGGCTATATATTGGTGATGGAAGACTTTGGAGGGATTTCCCTCAAAGAATATTTCACCTCATCACAGAAGCAATATAACCCTTCTCTTCAAGAGTTTTTAAAAATAGCAATTTCTTTGTGCGATGCCTTAGATTTTCTTTCCCGCTATAGAATTATTCATAAAGATATTAAACCCAGCAATATTTTAATTAATCCAGATACAAAACAAGTTAAATTAATTGACTTCAGTATTGCATCTTTACTACCCAGAGAAACTCAAGAAATTAAAAATCCTAATGTACTGGAGGGAACACTTGCTTACATTTCTCCAGAACAAACAGGAAGAATGAACCGAGGAATAGATTATCGTAGCGATTTTTATTGTTTGGGAGTAACATTTTACGAATTATTGACAGGTACATTACCATTTTCATCAAGTGATCCCATGGAGTTGGTACATTCTCATATTGCAAAGCAGCCAACTTTTTTAGAAGATAGAGGAAAAGATATTCCCCAAGTATTAGTTGATATAGTTATGAAATTGATGGCAAAAAATGCCGAAAATCGCTATCAAAATATCCTAGGTTTGAAATTTGATTTAGAAAATTGTTGCTATCAACTTCAAGAAACTGGCAACATTCAATATTTTGAAATTGCAAAAAGAGATATTTGCGATCGCTTTATTATTCCCGAAAAATTATATGGTCGAGAATGGGAAATTGAACAATTATTAAAAGCATTTAATCGGGTTGCTGGAGTGGAGTTAGGAAATAACCAGATATCAAGTAGTAGTGAGTTAATACTTGTAACTGGTTTCTCTGGTATTGGTAAAACTGCTGTAATTAATGAAGTAAATAAGCCCATAGTTAAAAAGTTTGGTTATTTTATTAAAGGTAAATTTGACCAATTTAATCGAAATATTCCTTTTTCTGCTTTTGTCCAAGCTTTACAAGATTTAATTGGGCAACTATTAACACAAAGTGACACAAAATTAATTCAGTGGAAAGATAAAATTATTTCAGTTTTAGGTGAGAATGCACAAGTCATTATTGAAGTTATTCCAGAATTAGAAAAAATTATTGGTTCACAACCAGCAGTCACAGAATTATCAGGAACTGCTGCACAAAATAGATTTAATTTATTATTTCAGAAATTTATTCAGATTTTTGCAACTCAAGAACATCCATTAGTGATATTTATAGATGATTTGCAATGGGCTGATGCATCTTCACTTTCACTGATTCATCTGCTAATGAGTGAAATAAATAGTGGTTATTTATTACTAATTGGTGCATATCGAGATAATGAAGTTTTTTCGGCACATCCTTTAATGTTGACATTGGATGAAGTCCAAAAATCAGGAAAAAATATTAATACGATTAATTTACAACCATTAGATCAGATAAATTTGAATAACTTGATTGCAGATACTCTCAGATGTTCTTTCGATTTAGCGAAACCTTTAGGAAAACTAGTGTATCAAAAAACACAAGGAAATCCATTTTTTGCTACTCAATTTCTCCAGTGTTTGCATAGGGATAGTTTAATATATTTTAATTTTGAAGCTGCTTATTGGCAATGTGATCTTATTAAAATCCAAGAAGCTGCCCTAACAGATGATGTTGTAGAATTTATGGCACTTCAATTGCAGAAAATGCCATCAGAAACTCTAGAAATCGTTAAACTAGCATCTTGTATTGGTAATCAATTTAATTTAAAAACATTAGCAATTATTTCTCAAGAATTAGAAACAGAAACTGCAACAAAACTGTGGAAATCTTTACAAGAGGGCTTGATTTTACCTACAAGTGAAGTTTATAAGTTTTATGTAGAGCAAGAATCAGATGATTTGCAATTACAATTTCATGATTCTAAACTAAATTATAAATTTATTCATGACCGTGTTCAACAAGCTGCTTATTCACTAATTCCGCAAGAGAAAAAGCAAAGTACTCATCTACTAATTGGACAATTACTATTAAAGTTTACTTCTGAAAAAGAACGAGAAAATTATATTTTTGAGATTGTTGGACAAATGAATTTAGGCAGGGAACTTATACAGGATAATGCTGAAAAAAAGCAGCTTGCTCAAATGAATCTTCTCGCATCTCAAAAAGCGCGTAACTCAACAGCATATTCAGCAACTTCAGAATATGCAAAGACTGGCATTGAGTTATTATCTAGTCGGGGTTGGCAAGAAGAATATGATTTGATGCTGGCATTAAATCATCTGTCTGTTGAATCTGCATTTTTAGTAGGTCAATTTGTAGAAGTAGTACCTGGTGTCCAAATTATTTTGAAAGAAGCTAAGACATTATTAGATAAAATCAAAGCTTATGAGGTCTTGATTCAGACTTATGTTGCTCAAAAAGAATTTTGGCAGAGTCTAGAAATTGGACTAACAGTGTTACGACAATTAGGTGTAAAACTACCTACAAAACCACAAGATCAGGATGTTATCTTTCAATTTTTACAAACTTTAATCTGTTTAAGAAAAAGACAGCCTCAGTGGTTTCTAGATTTACCTGAATTGACTGATTATAGTCAAATGGCTGCTTTACGAATCATGAATTTGCTGATTTTTCCAGCTTTTTTTGTTGAACAAAGATTTATTGCACTTTTAGCTTGCTGGTGTGTCCGTCTATCTGTAAAATCTGGACGTTCACCCTTAGCAGGAGTATTATTTGCTGCCTATGGAATGGTATTATGTACCGCGAATAATTTGGCAATGGGTTATGAGTTTGGTGAAGTTGCACGAAAGCTATCTGCTGAGGGAATTGGACGAGAAATTCATGGCAAGACAATATATTTTTATGCCAACTTAACTCTACCTTGGAAACGTCCTCTACAAGAGGCAGTGAGGATGAATCAAATTGCTGCACAAATAGCTTTGGAAGTAGGGGATTTACGTTATGTTGTCAGCAGCTACTTTAGTGAAGTACTCAGTGCTTTTTATGCTGGAATACCTCTTGAAGATTTAATTCACAAGCTGACAATTTATCAACCAGTTATTACTAAATTTAAAGAAGAAGCAATTATTCAATTAACGAGTTTGTTAAAAGAGTTAGTTTTAGGATTAGTTGTTCTACCTCTAAAAAATAGTTACTTGATTCAAGATGAAGGATTAGAAGCTGAATGGATTAATCAGTGGAAAATTGGTAATAATTTAACTAGTCTTTGCGCTATTTATGGCTACAAAGCTCATTTTTCCTATTGGTTTGGTGACTATCAACGAGCACTAATAAATCATAATCTTTCCTTGCCATGCTGGAAGGGATTAGGCTCAGATTTGTCGATTATGTTTGTGGTTTTCATGGATTCACTGATTCGACTTGCAGCTTATCCTAGTTGCGACACGAAAACCCAGAAGCAATTACTCAAGCAAGTTAACAGTAACCAGCGACGTATGGCAATTTGGGTTAAACATAGCCCAGAAAATATTCAACATAAGTATAATTTAGTTAAAGCGGAATATCTAGCTTTATTAGGCGAAAGGCAACAAGCAAATGATTTTTATGATCGTGCAATTGCTGGGGCAAAAGAAAATAATTTCCTCCAAGAAGAAGCACTTGCTAACGAACTAGCAGCAAAATTTTATTTGCAATGTGGTAAAGAAAAAATTGCTCAAGTATATATGCAGGAAGCATACTACTGCTACGCTCGTTGGGGAGCAAAAGCCAAAGTTGAGGATTTACAACAACACTATCCTCAACTGCTCAAACCAATCTTAAATAATCAACAACAAAATTTTAACTCTTTAGAATCGATTGAAAATTTACTGGATCAAACAAATTGTCAACTTACTCAATTTGATACCAAAAATCATAACAGGATTAGTGACTATCTGGATTTTAAGTCAATTCTCAAGGCAGCGCAAAGTATCTCTAGTAGTATTGAAATAGATGAATTACTTGGCAGTCTCAGCCAAATTATTCTTGTCAATACTGGGGCAAAAAAATCTGCACTAATCTTACCAAATCATCATGAATGGCAACTTCGGGTTATTACCTATGTCATCGATGGTAAAGATTCCCTAACAACTACTTTTCAGCAAGAAAGCCTCGATAAATGCCAGGAAATACCGATTCAATTGATTCAATATGTAAAAAATACAAAAGAAACTGTTGTTATTGATAATTGCCAAACTCAGATTTCTGGCGTGATTTCTGCTTATATGTTGCAACATCAGCCAAAAAGTGTTTTATGTATGCCGATTTTAAATCAAAATAATTTGGTAGGGATTCTCTATCTCGAAAATCATCTTACCCAAGGAGTATTTACAAATGATCGCATTTCAATTTTAAATATTCTCTGTTCCCAAGCAGCAATTTCTCTAGCAAATTCTCAACTTTTCAGTAACTTACAACTCAGCGAAAATCGCTATAAAAGTTTAGCAAGTAATGTACCTGGTGTAATTTATCAGTTCCAATTATCTATTGATGGTAAAATCTCATTTCCCTACATTAGTCCCGGTTGCTGGGATATGTTTGAGTTAACCCAACAAGAAATTATCTCTGACTCTCAAAGACTTTTATCTTTAATACATCCAGAAGATCTAATAGATTTTTTTAAAATTGTTGAAGAATCTGCACGAAATTTAACCCCAAAATATTGGCAGGGACGTTGTATTTTAAACTCAGGAAAAATTGTCTGGATTCAGTCTGCATCTCGTCCTGAATGTACCAAAGATGGTCATATTCTTTGGGATGGTTTATTAATGGATATCAGCAAACGCAAAATAGCAGAACTATTGGCGATAGAAAAGTCTCAAGAACTTGAGCAAGCATTACAAAATTTACAGCAAGCACAATTACAAATCGTTCAAAGTGAAAAAATGTCTGCACTGGGTAACTTAGTCGCTGGGGTAGCTCATGAAATGAATAATCCTTTAGGCTTTATTGGTGCTAGTCTTGAACAAACTAAACCCACTATTGATGATATTTTTGAACACTTGAAACTATATCAAGAAAGTTTACCTAATCCTAGTAAAGCAATTATTAAACATAGCGAAAAAATTGATTTAGATTATAACTTGGAAGATTTGCCTAAAATCCTTGATGCAATGCTAATGGCTTGCGACAGATTACAAAATATCAGTACAAGTCTCCGTACTTTCTCCCGCGCTGATCAAGATTATAAAGTGCCATTCAACATACATGAAGGTATTAATAGTACAATTTTAATTCTCAAGCATCGCCTCAAAGGTAACGAAGAACGTCCAGCAATTGAAGTTATAACTGAATATGAAAATTTACCAAAAATTGAGTGTTTTCCTGGACAATTAAA includes:
- a CDS encoding DUF2085 domain-containing protein; this translates as MQGVISTTLKKKSIGKIRWVSLITDFLLTGMVFGPLIAPFLAASSFPVLPIIADIIYFMGNHVCPQPDMGVMLAPPFIMAVCMRCYGTVTGLLITRILYAVTKGKGFYWLNQYGWNGVAIAAVLMMAYPFELAIQVLGWWNFNNYIVIPFGLITGLAWGLFTMPIFHTESSQLS
- a CDS encoding ATP-binding sensor histidine kinase — encoded protein: MLSTPVNISEYQIIEELYNGSRTLVYRGYRETDSLPVVIKLLKNPYPSFGELVQFRNQYTIAKNLNSPLIIQTYSLKAYQNGYILVMEDFGGISLKEYFTSSQKQYNPSLQEFLKIAISLCDALDFLSRYRIIHKDIKPSNILINPDTKQVKLIDFSIASLLPRETQEIKNPNVLEGTLAYISPEQTGRMNRGIDYRSDFYCLGVTFYELLTGTLPFSSSDPMELVHSHIAKQPTFLEDRGKDIPQVLVDIVMKLMAKNAENRYQNILGLKFDLENCCYQLQETGNIQYFEIAKRDICDRFIIPEKLYGREWEIEQLLKAFNRVAGVELGNNQISSSSELILVTGFSGIGKTAVINEVNKPIVKKFGYFIKGKFDQFNRNIPFSAFVQALQDLIGQLLTQSDTKLIQWKDKIISVLGENAQVIIEVIPELEKIIGSQPAVTELSGTAAQNRFNLLFQKFIQIFATQEHPLVIFIDDLQWADASSLSLIHLLMSEINSGYLLLIGAYRDNEVFSAHPLMLTLDEVQKSGKNINTINLQPLDQINLNNLIADTLRCSFDLAKPLGKLVYQKTQGNPFFATQFLQCLHRDSLIYFNFEAAYWQCDLIKIQEAALTDDVVEFMALQLQKMPSETLEIVKLASCIGNQFNLKTLAIISQELETETATKLWKSLQEGLILPTSEVYKFYVEQESDDLQLQFHDSKLNYKFIHDRVQQAAYSLIPQEKKQSTHLLIGQLLLKFTSEKERENYIFEIVGQMNLGRELIQDNAEKKQLAQMNLLASQKARNSTAYSATSEYAKTGIELLSSRGWQEEYDLMLALNHLSVESAFLVGQFVEVVPGVQIILKEAKTLLDKIKAYEVLIQTYVAQKEFWQSLEIGLTVLRQLGVKLPTKPQDQDVIFQFLQTLICLRKRQPQWFLDLPELTDYSQMAALRIMNLLIFPAFFVEQRFIALLACWCVRLSVKSGRSPLAGVLFAAYGMVLCTANNLAMGYEFGEVARKLSAEGIGREIHGKTIYFYANLTLPWKRPLQEAVRMNQIAAQIALEVGDLRYVVSSYFSEVLSAFYAGIPLEDLIHKLTIYQPVITKFKEEAIIQLTSLLKELVLGLVVLPLKNSYLIQDEGLEAEWINQWKIGNNLTSLCAIYGYKAHFSYWFGDYQRALINHNLSLPCWKGLGSDLSIMFVVFMDSLIRLAAYPSCDTKTQKQLLKQVNSNQRRMAIWVKHSPENIQHKYNLVKAEYLALLGERQQANDFYDRAIAGAKENNFLQEEALANELAAKFYLQCGKEKIAQVYMQEAYYCYARWGAKAKVEDLQQHYPQLLKPILNNQQQNFNSLESIENLLDQTNCQLTQFDTKNHNRISDYLDFKSILKAAQSISSSIEIDELLGSLSQIILVNTGAKKSALILPNHHEWQLRVITYVIDGKDSLTTTFQQESLDKCQEIPIQLIQYVKNTKETVVIDNCQTQISGVISAYMLQHQPKSVLCMPILNQNNLVGILYLENHLTQGVFTNDRISILNILCSQAAISLANSQLFSNLQLSENRYKSLASNVPGVIYQFQLSIDGKISFPYISPGCWDMFELTQQEIISDSQRLLSLIHPEDLIDFFKIVEESARNLTPKYWQGRCILNSGKIVWIQSASRPECTKDGHILWDGLLMDISKRKIAELLAIEKSQELEQALQNLQQAQLQIVQSEKMSALGNLVAGVAHEMNNPLGFIGASLEQTKPTIDDIFEHLKLYQESLPNPSKAIIKHSEKIDLDYNLEDLPKILDAMLMACDRLQNISTSLRTFSRADQDYKVPFNIHEGINSTILILKHRLKGNEERPAIEVITEYENLPKIECFPGQLNQVFMNILANAIDALEESNIGHSFTEIKKKNNRIIVKTSVENNQVKITIGDNGKGISEEVKQHIFDHLFTTKSVGKGTGLGLAIARQIVEETHNGKLSYHSMVGEGTEFSIFLPLTH
- a CDS encoding tetratricopeptide repeat protein, giving the protein MSLRLFKQKMNVRNKILRKLLIAGCIAITIGSCSQNNDVLITEIGVTPPTTSSTNPSTARDFYLRGQQLQSQGDLPGALAAYNRAITLNPNYPAVYNERGLVHLDMGNKSAAIADYNQALKLDPNNFQAYNNRGNVYAAQGNGNAAISDYNLAITANPNYAEAYNNRGNTRAAQGDRNGAINDYSQAIALNPKYAIAHNNRGNARAAQGDRNGAIADYNQAILINPNFAAAYNNRGNAYIALGDKPSAIADFQKAAQLFQEQKNPTLAQQVNDNLRELQK